The genomic window CCGTAAAGGCTTAAGAGACCGGATAAAAACTTCATCAGAATGCTTTTTTGGGCCCTTCCCTGAGTTAAAAGCAAGCCCAGGGCACCGGCGAAGGCTACGTATTTAGCTATAAAGCCAAGCTGCGGGAAGGCCAGCATTATAAGGCCCGACAGGAATACTATCCAGAGCCCCTGATCCATAAAGGCATCGGCTGTACGTCCTGCCCTGATATTCTTATAGGCAGAGAGCAACAAGCCCGTATATATCTGTATGACACCAAAGGCAAAGCTCAATACCAGTATGGCCATGGGATTGTCCAGCGGGTTTATCCAGAGGGGTTTTAGTTTTATGAGGTCTCCAAACCAGCCTCCAAAAATGGCCCCCCAGATAAAGGTGGATATGCCTCCAAGAAACAGAAGCTCTACCAGTTTCTTGCCCTGGCCTGCCAGCTTCAATTTCCAGAGGGCAAGTCCCGTCAGCAGCGACAGCACCAGACCGTATCCGGCATCACTGACCATCATGCCAAAAAATACGAAGTAGAAAGGTGCCATATAAAGGTTTGGATCCAGGCCTTTGGGATCAGGCAAACTGTAGAGTTCGGTAATGAGTTCGAAAGGTTGGACAAGCCTGGGATTTTCGAGCATCACCGGTATTTCTTCATCCTCTTCTGGCGGTGAAAACTCGATATATACGGCATCAGTGGTATCGAGAATCCTCCGTTTGAGTTTATCTTCCAGGGGCTCCGGCACCCATGCGGTCAGTAAAAAGGTCTTCCCGGTTTCTGCCGTCTTGAGCATGTTTTGTTTCTTGTCCCTGACAACGCTCCAGTAATCGTACAATACCTCGAAGGAAAACCGCTGGTCAGCAAGAGCCTGGGCTTCCCGCCTTATGCCCTGCCTTTCGGCTTCTATGCCGGAGAGCCTCTCCTTATCCCGGGCTATTATCTCCCGGGGGGTGCCCTTTAGACCCGAAAACTCCTGGACACTCACAGAAAATTCCTTCATAATATCCTGCAGTTCGCCCTTTTGAGCCCTGTAGTAAACAAGCAGGCCAAATGTTTCATCCCGGTTTCCCCCGATAGTCATAACTTCGGCAGGAAGCTGCCTTTCTTTCAACCTGTTCCTGAAATCCTCATAAGTCTTTATCGGAACAACAATGGGCAAAAACTCGGTTTTTTCGGTGTGACCCAGTTGCTCCAGGGGAATATCCAGCTGCTCCCAGGAAGACAATAATTCTATGCGGTTGTTGATCTTGGACTCCTCTCCTTTTAGGTAGGAAAGCCGCTGGTCCAGCCCGGAAACAGCCTGGAGAACCGTAAAATACTGGTCTTCCCGGGAGAGCATTTCATCGAGCTGCTCTTTTTGAACCGCCGGTCTTCCATATAAAAGAGGGTTGTTTTCCCTGACATAGGGCTTTAAAAAGTCAATTCCAAATTTGAGTTTGCTTAATCTGGAGTCCAGTTCAGACAGTTCCTTTTCCAAACCCTGGTGAACCTGATTTTGCTGCACCTCATGTTCCGGCGCCTGCTGTGTTATGTCTATAACCTCTACAGCACCGGTTTTCTGTATGGTGCTCAAGATTTTGTCCTGCTCATTTTTAAGGCCCAGAAGGTGCATTTTTTTCATATTAACTATCGCCATGGGCCTTCACTATCCTCTCTTTAATCAATTGGACCGCCTGGGGTATTTTATTGGCGGCCTTAAGTTTCAATTCCTTTATCTCCTGCTCATATTTCTTTGAAAGATTTCTCGCCTGTTCCTCTGCCTCCGCCCTGGCTTTTTGTATTATCCTGGCGCCTTCCTCATCACTTCTCCTTTTTTGTTCTAGAATTAATTTTTCGACTTCTTTTTTTGCATTCAAAATAATTGTTTTTGACTGCTGTTCGGCTTCTTCTACCAGTTGTCTGGCCCTCTGTTCCGTGGCTTTGACATCCTCCAGAATATCCCTCAACATACCACCTCCTCAAGGTTTTTATTTGTTTTTTTTCCTAAATTCCAGCGATATGAGCCGGTATACTCCGGCTATTCCTGAGAAGACTCCCAAAAAGGTTCCAAAAATTAAAAAAGCACTACCCGTGGAAAACCTCTGGTCCAGATAGGCTCCAGCGTATACACCACCTACTATAGGTAGTGCCATATTAAGACCTATTTGGGTTAGCAACACTAGATATTGAATTCCCTTTAAATTCTTCATACTGTTTTATATTATATAACATTGATAAAAAAAATTCAAATTAAAAATTTCCCCTGTCTATAAATTATTTCGATTATATGTGAAAAAAGTCACATTATATCTTAATAATGAAGATTTACAGCCTTTATCAAAGTAAAACAAATTTTGGTGTAAAAAATCCCTCTCCTGCCGGAGATGGCCCGGCACTTATTACCGCTCTTTTTTTCCGGGGCTTTTTTTCGTATTGTTTATTTCCCGGTTTATTTCTTCCGGCTTGTTAAAAAATCCCTGATCTTCTCCTTTCTCCGTATTTTCACCTTCTTGCTCTTTCAATGCCTCTTTCTTCTCGTTTTTCATTGTTCCGGCGGTATCGTCCTTGAGTTTTCCGGTTGTATCCGACATATCTTTGTTCATTTTTTCCTGAAATTTTATTATCTCAACAGAAGGTTTGTTCCCATTACTTTTTGCTTTCTCCGGTGCTTTTTGCATATCATCATTTTTATTCAAATTTCCTGGAACTCCGGCTTTTTCGGGCTTTTTTTCCATTTTTTCGGCGGGGCTTCCTTTGTCGTAGGCAGGTTTTTCTTTATTGATATCAGGTGTTTTTAAGTCTGTCTTTTTATCTTCTTTCTTCTCTGTAGAGGGTTTTCCCTTGTCTGACAGTGATTTATTTAATTGTTCCATAATCCGGGATACCGGCGATTTTTTAACTTCTTCCAGAGTAATTTCCGGATTTATCTTCTTCAGCTTTTCATATATCAAGAGTTTGCCCTGGGAAATGTTCATTCTCCTGGCTTCCTCATGTTTTTCAATGGTAGTATTCTCCACAATAACTTGAATGCCCGGTCGGGCTTCGACGGTTTTTTTCAGCTTCCTGTCAAGTTCTTCAGACACATGGTTTTTCATGCTGGAAACCGTGAATATGAGGGTACTGGAGGCTTTCAGGTAGTTTTGAGCTTCCGCCCGTTTCAAAAGCTCTTTAATAGCATTTTCCAGCTTCATGTTCCTGAATGAACTGCCATCTTCCGCCAGAAGATTTCCTTCATCATTGAAAGCATTCACGCTCAATACCCTTTCATATCTGTTGAGGGCCAGCTCCACGCTGGGATTGATGTCCATGGTGACAAAAGTCACCGGAGTAAGATAATCAGCTATACCGTAACCGCCCATCCCCAGCAAAAGCAGGAAAACCACCAGAGCCACAGCAATTTTCCTTGCTGGAGCAAGAGAAAGCGGCCACCCCGGGGAAAGTCCGAATAACGGCATACCGTCTGGAATTTCAATTTCATCCCCAATCTGACAGCCGGGCATGTTGTTATATATTTTTTTAAAGTCACCTCTTTTGTTGAGGACAATGAGATATCCGTCATCCATGTCAACGATAATGGCTTTCAAGAAACTTACCTCCACTGTATATATTCCCTTATGTACTGGTAGTCTCCGGATAATATCAGCACTGCTGCTATTATATAATTCCGGCCGCGTTCCACGGTTTTGCGGGGTATTTTTGTGGCGCTCACTATTTTGTCAACCGGCAAATATCTCTTTGTTTTCATTATATTGAGCACTTCCGGAGTATTTATCACAAAATTCGCCGCTTTCAGATAGGCCTTTCTGGTAGACTCCTGCTTTGGTGAACTTCTGGCCACATCGGCAAAGGTGATCCCCCATCTTGATAATTCTTTTTTCATTTCCATAAGCTCCCACCGCCGAAGTTCGCTTATCTGCCGTTCATCATACTCTTTTATGGATTTGTCGAAAGTTATGTCCCAATATTTCTCCTCTTCCTCGTCATCAGGACTTTCCAGGTAAACCACCGGCACGTTTTTTTGCTCCCGCCTGTAAAAATCCACAAGGCGGTGCTTTATGGTTATCCTCGCAAAAGTTAAAAAATTCCCTCTAGAAATATCATACTTTTTTACGGCCTCATGGAAAGCCATCAATGCAATGCTCAGTTCATCATCCCTGCCGTATTCCACATAGCGGCCGATGTGTTTTTCCACGACAGATGCTATAAAGGGCTTGTATTCTTCTATTAACCTGTTGATTTCGTCGGCATTATCTTTTATGTTTATAATTCTTTGGTTTAAACTGAAATCTGTCATCTTGTCCTCCGAATAACATCTTTAAAGGCGGACGGGGGTTTTACCGGACTATCTGCCGATTACCTTTTGAACTCTGAGGGCCATTTCCATATTGAGGCGGTCCCGGGGATCATCCAGATTTATTCCCACTATTTCCTGTATTCTCTGGATGCGGTAAAGTACGGTGTTATAATGGGTGTAAAGCTCCTGGGAGATTTTTTTAAGATTGCCGTTACACTCAAAATATGCTTCCAGGGTTTTTATGAGTTCTGTACCGTGCTTTATGTCATATATTTCCAGGGGCTCGATAAATTCCCTGTAGAATTTCAGAAGCTCCTCCTGATCTGCCTGCTGGTAAAGCAGACGGTAAACTCCAAGATCGTCAAAATGGACCACGGACCTGTTGGTAATACCGGGCCCTATGGCAATGGCCCTTCTTGCATCCTGGTAGCTTTTATAAAGGTCAGCAGGATCCATGTAAAATCTGCCTATGCCCAGCATTACAGAAATACCTTTAATTTCCTGCGTTATTCTATTGACGATCTCCTGTCCCATCCGGCAAATATGCTGCTTTAAATTCGGTTCATCTTTCTCTACAGGTAATAATATTATCATATTTTCACTTTTAACGCCAACTATGGTCTTTTTACCGTTGGTGGCGGTTATCTCATCGATTATCCTTATAATGCGGTTTTTGATACGGGTCTTATCAATTTCGTCCAGTTCTGCAAACAGGGTCTTCTCAAGACCTTTGATTTCCATGGCTATGATAACATATCTTTTTTGCGGGTCATAACCGAAAAAAGCTCCGCGTTCAATGGCCGATTGTTTTTGGGCCGAATCCCTGGATAACAGGTCATCCACGAACTCATTCTTATGGCGGGTTTCAACTTCCAGGATAGATCTTTCCTTCAGCATATATAGTGCCGCGATGGTGGCTCCCCTTTCCAGGATGCTGAAGTCAAGCCCTCTGAGAGCAGAATTTTTTTCCCAGGCAAAAATCCTTCCATATGTTTTGCCATCGGCTATGACCGGTAGAATGATCCTGGATATCCTGTTACTTTTTAATTCGCACCGGTAATATTCAAATCTATCCACTACCTTAATCGGATGCTCCCTTGCAGGATCAAAGGCTAAATAATCATCGAACAATTCATCATCAAACATGGTACTTTTTGCCATAGTGCCAAGTACATCGTCTTTAATGGCAACGGGGTTGTTTATAATCTCTGACAGAACCGTGGCTATGTCTTTTAAATCACCGCCTGTTAAAACAGCCTCCATGAGATGGCGATGAGCATCATCCATGCGCTGGAAAAAGGCTGACTGCCGGTTGAATATCTCATCCAGTACCGGCATCATTATGTCAGGAAAGGGCATCTCGTAAGGAAGCTTCAAAAGGGGAAAATCAAGTTTGTTGGCAGCTTCCAGCATCACAGGAGGAATATCCTGGATATATCGACCAGGTTTAATGCCTATGGCTGCAAGGTTTCTCCGGTTTAGCTCCGGAATAAGCCTTTCCTGAGCTTTAAGGTCATCTTTTATGGAATATACTGTGGTAAGCAGGAGTTCACCTTCCTTCACCCAGTTCAATATATCCGGAACTTCCATGATGTTAACCCTTGTTATGATCCGGTCGAGGCCTTTCTCCCCGGCTGCCACCGTTACATTTCCAAGAAGATTGTTTTCGATGGCTTCTCTTACGGAAATACCCATTTCCCGCTTCATACCGCATAAACCTCCCTGAAATCGAAATAAGAAGTTCATTCTCCATAATAATTCTATCAATACTTTTAAAATTCCTTTTTATTTGTGAAAAATGTAAAATTTAAGACCCCGTTAATCGGGGCCTTTTAATTTCTTTGATAGGGAATCCTTCTGGCCGGTTCAAAGGGACATTTTCCTTCTTTGAGTATATTTTTATAGACTCCAATATTTCTATCTTCTATATGGTCAAATATCATGGGAGTATTTGTGCCAAAACTGACATATTTTATGGGGTCCGGTGAAAGGGTGCTCATCATTATTTCCTCGGTGCCGCGGGCCTGGGCAAGTTTCTGGGCGATGGGGCTCACCACCATGCTGTGACCGAAATAGTAGTTTCCCGCCGCATCAGGCCCCACTGCATTTACCCCCACCACATATACATGGTTGTCATAGGCTCTGGCGCTGTTGGTAAGAGCCCAGATATCAAAGCTTCTGAGAAGGGCTGATGGCCTCACCATTACCTCGGCTCCCAGGAGGGCCATTTCCCGGGAAAGTTCCGGAAAATCTCCATCATAGCATATCATAATGCCGATTCTGGCAAATCCAAGGTCAAAAACAGGAGCTTCGCTGCCGGCCGTCGACCATCCTCCGCCTTCCAGCCGCTCTGTTGGAAAAAGATGGGTTTTGCGGTATTTTCCTATAATCCCCTCCCTGGGGCCTATCAGGACCGCGCTGTTGTAAATCACCTTCTCCCGGGAGCCCTTCTCATATGTGGGGAAAACTATGTATGCTCCGAGTTCTTTTGATAGCTTTCCCACAACTTCCGTGGAGGGGCCGGGCACCGGTTCCACCAGGTTGTAAAAATCCTCCAGGGGCATATTGGGGGAAAATCCGGTGGTTACGGTTTCCGGAAAAACCATGAGCTCCGGATGAAATTCCTCATGAGCTTTTTTTGCCCAGTACCGTATTTTTTCAAGATTATATTTTATGTCGTTGGGTTTTGAGGCTATCTGTATTCCGCA from Biomaibacter acetigenes includes these protein-coding regions:
- a CDS encoding anti-sigma factor domain-containing protein encodes the protein MKAIIVDMDDGYLIVLNKRGDFKKIYNNMPGCQIGDEIEIPDGMPLFGLSPGWPLSLAPARKIAVALVVFLLLLGMGGYGIADYLTPVTFVTMDINPSVELALNRYERVLSVNAFNDEGNLLAEDGSSFRNMKLENAIKELLKRAEAQNYLKASSTLIFTVSSMKNHVSEELDRKLKKTVEARPGIQVIVENTTIEKHEEARRMNISQGKLLIYEKLKKINPEITLEEVKKSPVSRIMEQLNKSLSDKGKPSTEKKEDKKTDLKTPDINKEKPAYDKGSPAEKMEKKPEKAGVPGNLNKNDDMQKAPEKAKSNGNKPSVEIIKFQEKMNKDMSDTTGKLKDDTAGTMKNEKKEALKEQEGENTEKGEDQGFFNKPEEINREINNTKKSPGKKER
- a CDS encoding AtpZ/AtpI family protein produces the protein MKNLKGIQYLVLLTQIGLNMALPIVGGVYAGAYLDQRFSTGSAFLIFGTFLGVFSGIAGVYRLISLEFRKKNK
- a CDS encoding carbon-nitrogen hydrolase family protein; its protein translation is MQEFKVCGIQIASKPNDIKYNLEKIRYWAKKAHEEFHPELMVFPETVTTGFSPNMPLEDFYNLVEPVPGPSTEVVGKLSKELGAYIVFPTYEKGSREKVIYNSAVLIGPREGIIGKYRKTHLFPTERLEGGGWSTAGSEAPVFDLGFARIGIMICYDGDFPELSREMALLGAEVMVRPSALLRSFDIWALTNSARAYDNHVYVVGVNAVGPDAAGNYYFGHSMVVSPIAQKLAQARGTEEIMMSTLSPDPIKYVSFGTNTPMIFDHIEDRNIGVYKNILKEGKCPFEPARRIPYQRN
- a CDS encoding PucR family transcriptional regulator, with the protein product MKREMGISVREAIENNLLGNVTVAAGEKGLDRIITRVNIMEVPDILNWVKEGELLLTTVYSIKDDLKAQERLIPELNRRNLAAIGIKPGRYIQDIPPVMLEAANKLDFPLLKLPYEMPFPDIMMPVLDEIFNRQSAFFQRMDDAHRHLMEAVLTGGDLKDIATVLSEIINNPVAIKDDVLGTMAKSTMFDDELFDDYLAFDPAREHPIKVVDRFEYYRCELKSNRISRIILPVIADGKTYGRIFAWEKNSALRGLDFSILERGATIAALYMLKERSILEVETRHKNEFVDDLLSRDSAQKQSAIERGAFFGYDPQKRYVIIAMEIKGLEKTLFAELDEIDKTRIKNRIIRIIDEITATNGKKTIVGVKSENMIILLPVEKDEPNLKQHICRMGQEIVNRITQEIKGISVMLGIGRFYMDPADLYKSYQDARRAIAIGPGITNRSVVHFDDLGVYRLLYQQADQEELLKFYREFIEPLEIYDIKHGTELIKTLEAYFECNGNLKKISQELYTHYNTVLYRIQRIQEIVGINLDDPRDRLNMEMALRVQKVIGR
- a CDS encoding V-type ATP synthase subunit I; this translates as MAIVNMKKMHLLGLKNEQDKILSTIQKTGAVEVIDITQQAPEHEVQQNQVHQGLEKELSELDSRLSKLKFGIDFLKPYVRENNPLLYGRPAVQKEQLDEMLSREDQYFTVLQAVSGLDQRLSYLKGEESKINNRIELLSSWEQLDIPLEQLGHTEKTEFLPIVVPIKTYEDFRNRLKERQLPAEVMTIGGNRDETFGLLVYYRAQKGELQDIMKEFSVSVQEFSGLKGTPREIIARDKERLSGIEAERQGIRREAQALADQRFSFEVLYDYWSVVRDKKQNMLKTAETGKTFLLTAWVPEPLEDKLKRRILDTTDAVYIEFSPPEEDEEIPVMLENPRLVQPFELITELYSLPDPKGLDPNLYMAPFYFVFFGMMVSDAGYGLVLSLLTGLALWKLKLAGQGKKLVELLFLGGISTFIWGAIFGGWFGDLIKLKPLWINPLDNPMAILVLSFAFGVIQIYTGLLLSAYKNIRAGRTADAFMDQGLWIVFLSGLIMLAFPQLGFIAKYVAFAGALGLLLTQGRAQKSILMKFLSGLLSLYGVTGYLSDVLSYSRLLALGLATGVIAVVINTMARLVGVNAIGVIIMIIIMIGGHIFNIAINTLGAYVHSSRLQYIEFFSKFYDSGGRAFDPMKVKTTYVDFENL
- the sigI gene encoding RNA polymerase sigma factor SigI, which encodes MTDFSLNQRIINIKDNADEINRLIEEYKPFIASVVEKHIGRYVEYGRDDELSIALMAFHEAVKKYDISRGNFLTFARITIKHRLVDFYRREQKNVPVVYLESPDDEEEEKYWDITFDKSIKEYDERQISELRRWELMEMKKELSRWGITFADVARSSPKQESTRKAYLKAANFVINTPEVLNIMKTKRYLPVDKIVSATKIPRKTVERGRNYIIAAVLILSGDYQYIREYIQWR